One part of the Chitinivibrionales bacterium genome encodes these proteins:
- a CDS encoding response regulator has translation MGISFKILVVEDNPPTQEALKRSLSRLGCQVHVVDTAESGIQELAKNHFDAVFAALCVREKGARSVARWIKSKSPQTKVFVVTSWKGDLEPNLLQLDGIHDVIRKPLIFTEIRDKLLEYLG, from the coding sequence ATGGGTATCTCATTTAAAATACTGGTAGTTGAAGATAATCCGCCAACTCAGGAGGCCTTGAAAAGATCACTTTCACGGTTGGGATGCCAGGTCCATGTTGTTGACACTGCCGAAAGCGGCATTCAGGAGTTGGCCAAAAATCATTTTGACGCGGTTTTTGCCGCGTTATGCGTAAGGGAAAAAGGTGCGCGCAGCGTGGCACGATGGATAAAAAGTAAGTCACCTCAGACCAAGGTTTTTGTCGTTACCAGTTGGAAAGGTGACCTTGAGCCAAATCTTCTGCAATTAGACGGTATTCACGATGTTATACGCAAGCCTCTGATATTTACTGAAATAAGGGATAAATTGCTTGAATATCTCGGATAA